GAGCAGGGTGTCGAGCAGTCGCTGCTGCACGCCTGGCAGTGCCAGTGATTCCACGTCGCACCCCTCGCCGCTGGTGCCGCGCCCGAACAGGCCGGCGCGGTCGCCGAGGGCCAGGACGACCACGTCCGCGCCGCGGGCCGCCCGGACCGCCTCGGCGAAGCCGGAGGTGTCGGAGCCGTCGACCGCAGAACCGGCGGCGGTGACGACCTCGGCGTCGGGGAACTCGCGGCGGATCTCCTCCAGCAGCGTCGGCAGTTCGATGCCGAGCGGCACGTCGGGGTGCTGCCCGCCGACGTGGACGGGGAAGGCGTAGCAGCCCAGCAGCGCGTGCGCGGTGTCCGCGTTGGGGCCGATGACGGCGATGCGGCCCGGGCGCGAGGGGCCGAGCGGCAGGACGCCCTCGTTGCGCAGCAGGACGACGGACTCCTCGGCGATCCGCTCGGCCAGGGCGCGGTTGGCCGGGGGGTCCAGGTCGATGCGGCCGCGCAGGTCGGCCGCGGCCGGGACGTCGGCGAGCGCGGCGGGCAGCGGGGTCCAGTCGGGGTCGAGCAGGCCGAGCTCGGCCTTCTGGACGAGCACCCGGCGCAGGGCCCGGTCCACCAGCTCCTCGGGGACGGTTCCCGCCTCGACGGCGTCCTGCAGCGGTTGTCCGAAGGTCCGCACGGTGGGCAGTTCGACGTCGACGCCGCTGGCGAGGGCGGTTCCGGCGGCGTCGGACCAGTCCGCGGCGACGCCGTGGAGCAGTTTGAGGAAGGCGACGCCGAAGTAGTCGGAGACGACCGTGCCGGTGAAGCCCCACTCCTGGCGCAGCAGTCCGGTCAGCAGGGCCTCGTCGGCGGCGGAGGGGATGCCGTCCGTGTCGGTGTAGGCGTGCATGACCGAGCGCGGCCGGCCTTCGCGCAGCGCCATCTCGAACGGGGCCAGGATGACGTCGGCGCGCTCGCGGGCGCCCATCCCGACGGGGGCGTGGTTGCGCCCGGCGCGGGATGCGGAGTAGCCGGCGAAGTGCTTGAGCGTGGCGACGACGCCTGCGGACTCCAGGCCCTGGACGTAGGCGGTGGCGACGGTGCCGACGAGGTAGGGGTCCTCGCCGATGGTCTCCTCGACGCGTCCCCAGCGGGCGTCGCGCACGACGTCGAGGACCGGGGCGAGGCCCTGGTGGACGCCGACCGCGCGCAGGTCCGCGCCGATCGCCCGGGCCATGGTGCTGACCAGGTCCGGATCGAAGGAGGCGCCCCAGGAGAGCGGGACCGGGTAGGCGGTTGCGCCCCAGGCGGCGAACCCGGCCAGGCACTCCTCGTGGGCGAGCGCCGGGATGCCGAAACGGTTGGCGCCGGCGATGCGGCGCTGGGTGCGGGCCAGCGAGAGCGCGCCGAGGGCGGGGTCGACGGGAGCGGTGCCGAAGGGCCTGGTCAGCTGGCCGAGGCCGTGCGGCAGCAGGTCGTCCAGGTCGACGGGCTCCTCCAGCTCGTGCTGGTGCGGCGCGACCTCCCCACCCTCGGCGGAGGCGCCGACCCAGACGCCGACGAGCTGGGCGAGCTTCTCGCGCAGGGTCATCGCCTCGATCAGGGCCTGGGCGCGCGTGGCCGGGTCGAGTCCGGTGTCCTGCCACCGCGGCAGCGTGGTGACCTCGGCGTCCCCGCGGGTGGGGGCGGGCTCCGTGCGGACGGGCTCGGTGCGGGCAGGCTCGGTGCGGGCAGGCGGGTTCACGGGCTCTCTCATTTTCCGCCGACCCCCATCAGCCCCTGGATCAGGGCGCGGCGGGCGAACAGGTAGACGACGAGGACGGGCAGCATCGACAGGACCACGGCACTGAGCAGGCCGGGGGCGTCGACGCCGTGCTCGGTCTGGAAGTTGTACAGACCGAGGGTGATGACCTTGGTGGAGTCGGACTGGGTGAGCACGAGCGGGAAGAGGAAGCCGTTCCAGGCCTGGAGGGCGGAGAAGACGACGACGGTGGAGAGCCCGCTGCGGGAGAGCGGCAGCACCAGCTGCCAGAAGACCCGCCAGGGGCTCGCGCCGTCGACGGCCATCGCCTCGTACAGCTCGGGGGTGATGTCGCGCATCGCGCCGGTGAGCACGAGCGTGCAGATGGGCAGCGAGAAGGCGGCGGTGGGCAGGATCACGCCGAGCAGGTTGTCGTAGAGGCCGGCCTTGCTGATGACGTAGAACATCGGCACGATCACGGCCTGCGCCGGGACCGCGAGGCCCAGCAGGAAGGTACGGAACACCGTTCCCGTGGCGCGGCTGCGGCTTCTGACGATGGCGTAGGCGAGCGGCGGCACCAGCAGCAGCACCAGGGCGACCACGCTCGCGGTCACCACCAGCGTGTTGACGAAGTCCTGGCCGAAGCCGCCGGAGAAGGCGTCCAGGTAGTTCTGCAGGGTGAGGTGGGAGGGGAAGCTGAGCGGTCCTGCGTTCGCGTAGTCGGACTGGGTGCGCAGCGTCGTCAGCAGCAGGACGTAGAGCGGCACCCCGACCAGCAGCAGCCAGACCATCGAGCCGAGCCCGGCGAGGTAGTTGGGGCGTCGGGCGGTGGCGTGTCGGCGGATCACAGGCCCTCCACCGTGCTGCGCATCCGGTCGTAGCCGGAGAGCCGTACCACGGCCAGCGAGATGACCGTCGCGACGACGACCAGGACCAGGGCGACGGCCGAGGCGCCGCCGAAGTCGAAGCTCTTGAAGCCCTGTTGGTACATGTAGTAGGCGCTGATCGTGGTGTCGGTGCCGGGCCCGCCCTGGGTGAGGATGAGCACGGTGTCGAAGGTGGTGAGCCCGCCGACGACCATCAGCACCATCGAGGTGATGATCGTGTTGCGCAGCTGCGGCAGCGTGATGTGGAAGAACTGCCGCACCCGTCCGGCGCCGTCGATGGCGGCCGCCTGGTAGAGCACCTGCGGCACGGCCCGCGCGCCGCCCTGGTAGATGAGCGTGTGCAGCGGGGTCCACTGCCAGGCGCCGACGAAGGCGAGGACGCCGATCGAGCCGGCCTGGCTGCCGAGCAGGTTGCCGTCGCCGAAGAGCCAGCTCGCCTGGGCGGGGATGCCGAAGTTGGGGTCGAGCAGGGCGCGCCAGAGGACCGAGACGGCGGTGGCGGAGAGCAGCAGCGGTACGAAGTAGATCGCGGACAGGATCGCCCGGTTGCGCTGGTGTCCGGCCGCCCAGACCCCGAGCAGCAGGCTGATCGGGGTCTGGACGACGACGCCGAGCGTGGTGAGCAGGGCGCTGAGCCAGAGGCTCTTGATCATGACGGGGTCGTGCCAGAGGGCGGTCCAGTTCGCCAGTCCGGCCGGCTGCGGCGAGCCGATGCCGTTCCAGGTGGTGAAGGAGAGCACCGCGACGAGCACGAGCGGGACGATCGCGAAGAGGGCGAAGAAGGCGGTGGCCGGTGCCGCCCAGGCCAGGCCGGGGCGGGTGACCCCGGCCCCGCCCCGGGCCCGGCGGCGGCCCGCCGCCGCGGCGGGGGCGGGCGGCGCCGGAGCGGGGGCCGGGGCGGCGGAGATGCTGGTCATGGGTCCCACGGCTCCTTGTCTACGAGGTGGGCAGGGCCTGCATGGCCTTGACGAAGCCGTCGGTGTCGAGCTTCCCGTCGAAGAACTCCTGGACGGCCTGGTGGATCGGGGTGATCGCGGACGGCGGGTAGGCCTGGTCCCAGGAGAGCTGGAACGAGGGCGCCTGCTTGACCAGGTTGTACTGGTACTGCGAGTAGGCCGGGTCGGCGGAGCCGCTGAGGAACTGCGGGGTGTTCGTGGTGGTGGGCAGGTTGCCGATGCCGAGCTGCGCCTTCACGAACTCGTCGGAGTACATGAGCTTGAGGAACTGGGCGACGGCGTCCGGGTGCTTGGTGGTCTTCAGCACCGAGTAGAAGTTGTTGGTGTTGCCGACGACGTCGTTCGGGTCGCCCGCACCGCCGGTGACGGTCGGGAAGGCGCTGTAGCCGAGACCGTTCTTGGCGAAGTCCGGGTCGTTGGACTGCTGGGTGGAGTACTCCCAGGAGCCCATCAGCTCGAAGGCGGCCTTGCCCTTGGCGAGCAGCGCGGGGGAACCGCCGTCGGTGTACTTGACCGAGTCGTAGTTGCTGCCGAAGGCGCCCGCGTCGATGAGCTGCTTGAGCATCCCGAGGGCCTTGCGGCTCTCCGGGCTCGCCCAGGCGGTGGCGTCACCGCCGAGCGCCTTCTGGAAGAGGCCGGGTCCGGCGACGCGGTCGTAGGCGTACTCGAACCACATCAGGGTGGGCCACTGGTCGCCGCCGCCCAGGGCGATCGGCGTGACGCCCTTGGCCTTCAGGGCGTGCACGTCGGCGAGCAGGTCGTCCCAGGTGGCGGGCGGGGTGAGGCCGGCGTCGGCGAGGGTCTTCTTGTTGTCGAAGAGCAGCACCGGCTGGGTGCCGCGCATCGGGACGCCGTAGGACTTGCCGTCGATGACGGCGGTGTTGAAGACCGAGGGCAGGAAGTTCGCCTTCAGCCCGGGGTCCTTGGCGATCATGTCGTCCAGGGGCAGCAGCAGTCCGGCCTTGACGAAGGGGGCGATGCTGCCGCCGCCCCAGTTGAAGAAGACGTCCGGTGCCTGGGACGTGGTGATGACCGTCTGGAGCTTGGTCTGGTAGTCCGCGCCGGGGATGGTGTCGAGCACGGCCTTGACCTTGGAGGTCTTGTTGAAGGTGTCCACGAGCTGCTTCTCGACGGTGTTGCCGGCGTCGCCGTAGACCAGCACGTGGATCACGCCCGCTCCCCCGC
This genomic interval from Streptacidiphilus rugosus AM-16 contains the following:
- a CDS encoding extracellular solute-binding protein, whose protein sequence is MTAAASALVIGLTAGCGSGGSSAGASGGGAGVIHVLVYGDAGNTVEKQLVDTFNKTSKVKAVLDTIPGADYQTKLQTVITTSQAPDVFFNWGGGSIAPFVKAGLLLPLDDMIAKDPGLKANFLPSVFNTAVIDGKSYGVPMRGTQPVLLFDNKKTLADAGLTPPATWDDLLADVHALKAKGVTPIALGGGDQWPTLMWFEYAYDRVAGPGLFQKALGGDATAWASPESRKALGMLKQLIDAGAFGSNYDSVKYTDGGSPALLAKGKAAFELMGSWEYSTQQSNDPDFAKNGLGYSAFPTVTGGAGDPNDVVGNTNNFYSVLKTTKHPDAVAQFLKLMYSDEFVKAQLGIGNLPTTTNTPQFLSGSADPAYSQYQYNLVKQAPSFQLSWDQAYPPSAITPIHQAVQEFFDGKLDTDGFVKAMQALPTS
- a CDS encoding carbohydrate ABC transporter permease → MVWLLLVGVPLYVLLLTTLRTQSDYANAGPLSFPSHLTLQNYLDAFSGGFGQDFVNTLVVTASVVALVLLLVPPLAYAIVRSRSRATGTVFRTFLLGLAVPAQAVIVPMFYVISKAGLYDNLLGVILPTAAFSLPICTLVLTGAMRDITPELYEAMAVDGASPWRVFWQLVLPLSRSGLSTVVVFSALQAWNGFLFPLVLTQSDSTKVITLGLYNFQTEHGVDAPGLLSAVVLSMLPVLVVYLFARRALIQGLMGVGGK
- a CDS encoding beta-xylosidase/alpha-l-arabinosidase — protein: MTLREKLAQLVGVWVGASAEGGEVAPHQHELEEPVDLDDLLPHGLGQLTRPFGTAPVDPALGALSLARTQRRIAGANRFGIPALAHEECLAGFAAWGATAYPVPLSWGASFDPDLVSTMARAIGADLRAVGVHQGLAPVLDVVRDARWGRVEETIGEDPYLVGTVATAYVQGLESAGVVATLKHFAGYSASRAGRNHAPVGMGARERADVILAPFEMALREGRPRSVMHAYTDTDGIPSAADEALLTGLLRQEWGFTGTVVSDYFGVAFLKLLHGVAADWSDAAGTALASGVDVELPTVRTFGQPLQDAVEAGTVPEELVDRALRRVLVQKAELGLLDPDWTPLPAALADVPAAADLRGRIDLDPPANRALAERIAEESVVLLRNEGVLPLGPSRPGRIAVIGPNADTAHALLGCYAFPVHVGGQHPDVPLGIELPTLLEEIRREFPDAEVVTAAGSAVDGSDTSGFAEAVRAARGADVVVLALGDRAGLFGRGTSGEGCDVESLALPGVQQRLLDTLLDALDGTDTPLVLSLTAGRPYALGRATAEAAAILQSFFPGEAGSRALAGVLSGRVDPSGRLPVSVPGRPGVQPSTYLAARLGQATDVSSTDPTAAYAFGHGLTYTRFDWTDLRIDRAETDTDGEFHLAFTVRNVGERPGTEVVQLYLHDPVASVVQPVQRLVGYRRVPLAVGETARLRIAVPADLASFTGRDGRRIVEPGTLELRLAASSTDPRLTAPLTLTGPVRHVDHTRRLHAAITVEADA
- a CDS encoding carbohydrate ABC transporter permease; translated protein: MTSISAAPAPAPAPPAPAAAAGRRRARGGAGVTRPGLAWAAPATAFFALFAIVPLVLVAVLSFTTWNGIGSPQPAGLANWTALWHDPVMIKSLWLSALLTTLGVVVQTPISLLLGVWAAGHQRNRAILSAIYFVPLLLSATAVSVLWRALLDPNFGIPAQASWLFGDGNLLGSQAGSIGVLAFVGAWQWTPLHTLIYQGGARAVPQVLYQAAAIDGAGRVRQFFHITLPQLRNTIITSMVLMVVGGLTTFDTVLILTQGGPGTDTTISAYYMYQQGFKSFDFGGASAVALVLVVVATVISLAVVRLSGYDRMRSTVEGL